A region from the Vicia villosa cultivar HV-30 ecotype Madison, WI linkage group LG3, Vvil1.0, whole genome shotgun sequence genome encodes:
- the LOC131662204 gene encoding non-specific phospholipase C1, producing the protein MNLRRVSFSFFFFLYLLLTPNFSSAAVNSDENLHRKKHKIPGPIKTIVVIVMENRSFDHVLGWLKSTRPDIDGLTGKETNPIRVSDPSSPKISVSNDAVFIDSDPGHSFQAIRAQIFGSNESLSNPAPMNGFAQQAEQTLKGMSKTVMSGFKPELLPVYTSLANEFTVFDKWFASVPASTQPNRFYVHSATSHGAMSNVRKNLIHGFPQRTIFDSLNDNGVSFGIYYQNIPATLFFKSLRKLKNTGKFHSYGLKFKRHAMKGKLPNYVVVEQRYFDVKLSPANDDHPSHDVAIGQRFVKEVYEILRKSPQWKEMAILITYDEHGGFYDHVPTPVEGVPNPDGIIGPHPYYFRFDRLGVRVPTFLISPWIDKGTVIHGPDGPTPYSQYEHSSIPATVKKLFNLKSNFLTKRDAWAGTFEKYFYIRDTPRDDCPETLPEVKTNLRPYGPREDSSLSEFQMELIQLASQLNGDHVLNSYPNIGKTMTVKKANRYAEDAVKRFLEAGKAALKAGANESAIVIMRPSLTSRASVESY; encoded by the exons ATGAATCTCCGGCGAGtctctttctcctttttcttcttcCTATATCTCCTCCTCACCCCCAATTTCTCCTCCGCCGCCGTAAACTCCGATGAGAATCTCCACCGCAAAAAACACAAAATCCCAGGACCGATTAAAACCATCGTAGTCATCGTCATGGAGAATCGCTCCTTTGACCATGTCCTCGGTTGGCTCAAATCAACCCGACCCGACATCGACGGACTCACCGGCAAAGAAACAAACCCGATCCGAGTCTCCGACCCGTCTTCCCCCAAAATATCTGTCTCAAACGACGCCGTTTTCATTGACTCCGATCCCGGTCACTCGTTTCAAGCTATCAGAGCACAGATATTCGGATCCAATGAAAGTTTATCAAACCCGGCTCCGATGAACGGTTTCGCTCAACAAGCCGAACAAACTCTCAAAGGAATGTCGAAAACCGTTATGAGCGGGTTCAAACCGGAGCTTCTCCCGGTTTACACTTCGTTAGCTAACGAGTTCACGGTGTTCGACAAATGGTTCGCTTCCGTTCCGGCTTCGACTCAACCGAACCGGTTTTACGTCCACTCCGCAACTTCTCACGGTGCCATGAGTAACGTTAGGAAGAATCTCATCCACGGTTTCCCTCAACGCACAATCTTCGATTCTCTCAACGATAACGGTGTTAGTTTCGGTATCTATTACCAAAATATCCCTGCAACGCTATTCTTCAAGAGTTTGAGGAAGTTGAAGAACACTGGGAAGTTTCATAGCTATGGATTGAAGTTTAAGAGACATGCTATGAAGGGGAAATTGCCGAATTATGTGGTGGTTGAGCAGCGTTACTTCGACGTGAAGCTTTCTCCGGCGAATGATGATCATCCTTCTCATGATGTGGCTATAGGACAGAGGTTTGTGAAGGAAGTGTATGAGATATTGAGGAAGAGTCCTCAGTGGAAAGAAATGGCGATTTTGATAACTTATGATGAACATGGTGGGTTTTATGATCATGTTCCTACGCCGGTTGAAGGTGTTCCTAACCCTGATGGGATTATTGGGCCTCACCCTTATTATTTTAGGTTTGATAGGTTGGGTGTTCGGGTTCCGACTTTTCTTATCTCTCCTTGGATTGATAAGGGTACAG TGATTCATGGACCTGATGGACCAACACCATATTCTCAATATGAACATTCATCTATTCCTGCCACGGTAAAGAAGCTTTTCAATTTGAAATCCAATTTCTTGACAAAGAGAGATGCATGGGCTGGTACCTTTGAGAAATACTTTTACATTCGAGATACTCCTCGTGATGATTGTCCAG AAACACTTCCTGAAGTCAAGACTAATCTAAGGCCATATGGACCTAGAGAAGATTCAAGTCTTTCAGAATTCCAAATGGAACTGATTCAGCTCGCGTCTCAGCTCAACGGCGATCATGTACTCAACTCCTATCCAAATATCGGGAAAACTATGACAGTAAAAAAGGCCAACCGATATGCAGAAGATGCAGTGAAGAGGTTTCTTGAAGCTGGAAAAGCTGCACTTAAAGCTGGTGCTAATGAATCTGCTATTGTCATAATGAGGCCTTCCCTTACCAGTAGAGCTTCTGTGGAATCTTACTAG